CCAATTCCATTccattttatggaaaataatccAGATTGTGTCTCTTGCATCACGAGAGTATGACATGTGAACgtaaaagacactggatttttaaacatttagctaaagaaaagagttcctgcagaaattcaagcCACAAGGtgtaacacagccaaaatgagcaccaaatgaaaaaaaatagaatttgaacaaaatgtgcaaaaattgCCTGAGGACTGGATAAGGGTTGAAACACAGTGTCatctttacataataataataataataatctacacTGACTGAATAACAACCTGTTAACATTGAAATAATAACacctgaccaaaaaaacaacaatatattgTCCGTGCAGTCCACAAACCATTAAGTTAAAAATCTACTTAAGCAtagtcatgtatttatttttagttaatgGAAAATGTGCACAGCGGAACTAGACTATTTTACCACAGCCCTTTTCAATTCTCAGAGCAGGAAAACCACATTTTAAGCAAAATACAGGCCACATTGATCAGCTTcatgaaaatcattttacagCAGTGACAAAAAGGTTTTGTGGtgtaataaaaacaccaaacatgCAGTATATCAAGTctaaattctattctattctatttgttgtgtttaatgacCATTTACTGCATAAATGATCAAAAATCTCAAGCTGtgtacacagtaaaatcagcatacccaaatatACACTGTAAGAGtggatcttaacacttttagagtgtctatatgggtccacacctcagagtgttaatttaacactttttcgagtgttgggGTGTATCGCGGAGGGGAATTTGCTGTGTAAAATCAGGTatgtaaaatacaaaatattagcTATATTCAGTCACAAATGTTGACTTCTACCATCAGGTGCTGGATCGGTAAAGAAGATCTCTTACAGAGTTGTTGCAGTGTTTCTTGGTCTGCTGTGTCTTCTCCTGGCTGGATTCATAGTGATGGCATTATTTTGTGAGTGGACTTCCTTGTGAAAAGATCCCAAACAGAACATGTGTGGCTGGTTAAgagtgtttagtttttgttcttgttccaAACGCAGTCATCCAAGGCAATTCTCAGCTGCATATGAAGATGGACCTGTTACAGACCAGGTACGACAACCTGACCAGAGAGAAAGCTGAACTGCAGAGGACATTTGATGACATGAACAAACAGAGAACTCTTCAAGGTAATTATTTCTTGATTCTGCAAACCTGTTTAATTTTCAGCCATTATTGTGACGTTCCAGACGTCTTACATTCTGTGGTGACtaggttttcatttttcttcctacAGTGAAGTTTAAACCTTGGTAAACATACATTTAACATACAAGccacatattttaatatattgtatatgggtcaaagacgagacatgtcaattctggtgtccgaggcatatttataatagtaaaaataaataaaaaatttaaaaaagtataatttgttactcaattctccccacttttcttgctcatatgagtatttactgtaagaaatgaaaatttaaggacctatttagctcaaaagtacaaaactgtcctCCCTGGATAACGTCCGGGCTAAAGATCTAAgtacaaaattatgctaaaaatgtcaaaaatcttaataaaggcattaatgatacactggagcataattgtgttggtgtttgtaatgacatctgcaaatatagtaacaacactaagctcatttacatttttattcaagaaatacgTTTGTCCACATTTTtggattctcaaatgtccttcctgtgtatcgcacataaagtggctatatgaccatatttggatttggacattcatgttacagggtgttgtatcagccaacagattctgaaggacccccaaaagagataacaatgtcagtaaatctctcttaaaatgttgatattttgaccttttcgctcagtggtacgtgatgtaccaccatgatgtgtctttctggataacgctaataacacatttataattttttaaatttgaaaatggcctatttcatgtgaaatatgacattgatgtgttgaagattaagctaatgttttacacagtagacccagttagtgcctgattataaaggaaaaacagttgttttgtccttcctgggtaACGATATGTCCTTCCTGTATAACAAAGGtattctgttacccaggacatgtcctctgttagagagACTGGATATGCGTGCTGTaggtttttagacattgatttgatgttgtactgttgttcttttattattattaatagcagctgatttagattttttttcacttttaaaatccttatacgtctttgacccatatatacatttttatttttcataaacagaCTGTCAACAACAATGGGTGTGCTTTGGTGGTAGTTGCTATTTCTCAAAGCATGAAGTCCTGGCAGGAAAGTAGAAAACGACATCTGTAGAGACAACAAGcgacatattttacattatttcctCTGAAGTCACTTTCTCTCTattgactgaaagatgacgtttGCTAAAATATGGTGGATGTGGTTATGTGGAAAtggtgttaatgtgtattgaaagaaatttaaatttgagggggataattataaaataaaaaaaaatcttaatcaACCAGAAATTTTGGGGTTTTTCATAAACAGGCTGTCAACAACCATGGGTGTGGTTTGGTGGTAGTTGCTACTACATTTTTCCAAGCACAAAGTCCTGGCAAGAAAGTAGAAATGACtgtcagcagagaggagcagaccTGACCATCATCAACAGTCCAGAAGAACAGGTGTGTGAAATACTGAATGCCACAGAGGTTGAAATCattgaatccttttttttaaatttttttttttttaaaaaattgtagTTTTCTTATGctgatgactgttttttttttgtctgtcaacAAGGaatttttaatacagttcaaAACGTCCACATGGATCGGActgactgacagagagagagaaggcacATGGAAATGGGTGGATGGGACTCCACTGACCACAAGGTTGGCAAATTTGAAATGTATTCAAATTGGCCAAAatatcagtgtgtttacatatgTTGGAATTTTTCAGTATTCTTCCAAATACCATTAATGTCAAGTTACTATCATATTGGTTGAAATTTTCTGAATTTCTCACTTTTTCAAACCCACCATCTTCGAGTCAGATCTTAGGCAAATTCTTTTGACAAGTAGAAGCATAAACACACCAAGTGTTAAACATTATGAAACACTCACTGTACTTCAGGTATTTTCTTCATCACAAAAATGTACACTTCACATGTAcgttttttccttttacctcAAGGATACTGAAGTAGGGCCTGTACTTTCACTTTGAAAAGGCCAACCTTTCCTCCACACTCGCCGTTGTCATGAAAGCTTACTCATtccaccttcatcatcatcacccatGCTGTTGTCTGGCCCCTCCCTCCtcgacaaaaaaagaaagaaagaaagaaagaaagaaagaaagaaagaaagaaagaaagaaacagcttTGCGGCTAacgtggctgagaaccaagtcgGATGATAATAGCTTTAGTTCATAACGTGCTCCATTTAATTTTAAGTAATGGCAACGGTGTTGTAACGATGGAACtataattagttagattaccctttactgaaaaaagtaatgccgtttattttaatgccgttattcccatcactagTGACAGAGAATTATTTTTGTGGACTCATTTAGAAAaccttttttcctgtttttcttttggatttCAGGTACTGGGCCCCTGGTGAGCCAAATGGTTTCCTATACAGAGATGAAGACTGTGCAGAAATAACCATCCACCAATCACAGGAATCACGAAACAGATGGAATGATCACTCCTGTGACGATAAAAAATCGTGGATCTGCGAGAAGAAACTGACTACATAAATCAGCATCCAGACAGATAAGTTAATGATAGAACAGACAGGAAGTTCATCTTCTCAACTGCAATTGCTAATACAATCATTAATCATATAGGGCATAGACACATATTCATCTTCACTCACTGTTTTTAACACTGAAAATTGCTATGCATTATTTTTTAGATTCATCTGAACTTAGTCCATTATAACTTTATTCTTCATCAGTTTTACAAGGAAATCTAGATTCTTCGTTATCCTGTGAAATCAGCTACAGGCAGGCTTGACAACAGCAAGCTGTTCAGCTGTCTTTGGGTAGTAGCAGCTGAAGTGTAACAAGATGTCACAAAAATAGATTTCcctgtttttccccccaaaggTGGTCAGCAGTCAAAGAGGTAATGGGAATAgaatttatgtaaaaatgtataaagagTGTTGCAGCTGGAACTACTAAAGGGAagtagctaacattagctagcaGCTAGTTGATATTACATAGGAAAAAACGATCTGTTATTATTAgcatctgtctgtaaatctAACTGTAGTGTGTGAGAATTGTGTACCTAAAAATAATTAAGCTTCTTTTAGAGGGGAAAGTAGCTAAAGTTAATGTTAGGCTATAACGTCGAACCgtcttgttgattttctttttcatgcatGATAGCAgctaaataaagtaaaacaatgtaaatactgtacatgacaAGATGCATGGTTCATTAAACATCTCAGTGTTTACTGTTTCTGAATGGTTGCTGTTGGTTCAACATGATGAGTGAGGCATTTTTGTGCCTGGGCTATTGAGGGAAGTTTGTGAAAATTATTTACCTATTTAATACCTATTTGGTATTAACTGGTAACAATGAAATGccttaattcaattcagtccAAAAGAGCAGGTACCTGTAGGGTATGTGGAGAATGTCTCTATGTCTAAAAATTCCAGCGTGTGCATCTGCTTAACTCTTCTGGGCTAAGTCCTGGATGTGTCAAAATCCTAGAGACGCCCCTGGTGGGAGCCAATAAAAATGGGTCAGAATTTCGGGCCTGAGTCAGGGTTTGTATTCCAGCATTAGTTCTTCATAATATGACATAACTCCCCTTTTTTCAGAGGGTTCAAAGGGGAAAATGTCCTCTGGGCCCATAATTGGTTGTGCTGTTGTGTCAGGTGAGTGGGTTGTAAgggaggacccaaatgcaggacagaaTGCGATGAAGCTAGGGTTAACACAAAAGGATATTTAATGAAAAGGAACTAAAATTCAAAACTCCAAATTACAAATTACTCCAAATTACAAAAatcacaagaaacaaacaaacaaacaaacaaaaaatagaaaactacaACATGGAGACAAAAAGCATGGCATGGGGGATAGAaacaatgagataaaaaaaaatgacgcaCCAGGGaacaaacaaagggaaaggcagagctATACAAGAAGGCTGAGGGATGATGAGACACAGATGAAACTAAagagggtggagcacacaaggaaaaaccaataagcaatcaaaggaaaacaccCGGCATAACACCAACAGAAAACCAAGAcacgaaataaaacaggaaactcaaaacacagAAGCCAGACAGAAtcatccaaaaaagcgttgaataagttcagctggacttgtagaatttcttgaagacatttcgccactcatccgagtagcttcttcagttctgataa
The nucleotide sequence above comes from Mugil cephalus isolate CIBA_MC_2020 chromosome 2, CIBA_Mcephalus_1.1, whole genome shotgun sequence. Encoded proteins:
- the LOC125004016 gene encoding CD209 antigen-like protein E, whose translation is MRMWFGRNKPSNTRSKLSYPQRPLNQTEQTEPVTELNTIDQMYVYAGPSVYPGGWNISENIYNNEDVVQTLEANRSGAAVSGAGSVKKISYRVVAVFLGLLCLLLAGFIVMALFFIQGNSQLHMKMDLLQTRYDNLTREKAELQRTFDDMNKQRTLQGCQQPWVWFGGSCYYIFPSTKSWQESRNDCQQRGADLTIINSPEEQEFLIQFKTSTWIGLTDREREGTWKWVDGTPLTTRYWAPGEPNGFLYRDEDCAEITIHQSQESRNRWNDHSCDDKKSWICEKKLTT